In Phormidium ambiguum IAM M-71, a single genomic region encodes these proteins:
- a CDS encoding CPXCG motif-containing cysteine-rich protein, translating into MQTTAEYYCAYCGEPNLTFVDLSAGGQQTYTEDCQVCCHPNILYVRVDEESLDVEIDTEYEE; encoded by the coding sequence ATGCAAACAACAGCAGAATATTATTGTGCATACTGTGGCGAACCGAATTTAACATTTGTTGATTTGAGTGCGGGTGGACAGCAGACTTACACGGAAGATTGCCAAGTTTGCTGTCATCCAAATATTTTATATGTGCGAGTAGACGAAGAAAGTTTGGATGTGGAAATTGATACGGAATATGAAGAATAA
- a CDS encoding type IV pilin-like G/H family protein yields the protein MNIELRVKWLLFILNQNCEKGFNDFQLISTLILVVGFSIFVLDFISGYMPSNPRNINKGKQAEGKQYVSSINKAQQAYYTDNAKFVTENTPEGWASLAVGIKTQTSNYKYSISPIGKEGVNTFADATQINKKLKNYTGVVRLVEDPNNPGKKISQAIVCETYKAGDIPMPGEVTEKEVKCPRNSRLLQ from the coding sequence ATGAATATTGAACTTCGCGTTAAGTGGTTGCTATTTATTTTGAATCAGAATTGTGAAAAAGGCTTTAACGATTTTCAGCTGATTTCTACTTTGATACTTGTGGTAGGGTTTTCTATATTTGTATTAGATTTTATAAGTGGTTATATGCCTAGTAATCCCAGGAATATCAACAAAGGCAAGCAAGCAGAAGGCAAACAGTATGTTAGCTCCATCAATAAAGCGCAGCAAGCTTATTACACAGATAATGCTAAATTTGTCACAGAAAACACCCCCGAAGGATGGGCAAGCTTAGCAGTTGGCATTAAAACTCAAACCTCTAATTACAAATATTCAATTTCACCAATTGGTAAAGAGGGAGTCAATACCTTTGCTGATGCTACGCAAATAAATAAAAAACTGAAAAACTACACAGGAGTTGTTCGTTTGGTAGAAGATCCAAATAATCCTGGAAAGAAAATTTCGCAAGCAATAGTATGTGAAACATACAAAGCTGGAGATATACCCATGCCTGGTGAAGTAACTGAAAAGGAAGTAAAATGCCCGCGTAATTCTCGTCTTCTCCAGTAA
- a CDS encoding SRPBCC family protein produces MLHFEYSSLIDAPVEVVWNFHERPDILQILTPPWQPVEIVRREGGLDVGAVTEFRILLGLFPVKWVARHIECEKNRLFTDRQISGPMESWVHRHLFTEDNGKTRLIDRIDYELPGGFIAELLLEWWVKARLTDMFRYRHEVTKRECEK; encoded by the coding sequence ATGCTGCATTTTGAGTATTCTTCACTGATTGATGCACCCGTAGAAGTTGTCTGGAACTTTCACGAAAGACCGGACATTTTACAAATTCTCACTCCCCCTTGGCAACCTGTAGAAATAGTCAGGCGAGAGGGAGGTTTAGATGTGGGGGCAGTAACGGAATTTCGCATTTTATTGGGATTGTTTCCTGTAAAATGGGTAGCACGTCACATTGAATGCGAAAAAAATCGCTTGTTTACAGATAGACAAATTAGTGGTCCGATGGAAAGTTGGGTACATCGACATTTATTTACAGAAGACAATGGAAAAACTCGACTTATCGATCGAATTGATTATGAATTACCTGGTGGATTTATAGCTGAATTACTTTTAGAATGGTGGGTAAAAGCACGATTGACTGATATGTTTCGCTATCGTCATGAAGTAACCAAACGAGAATGTGAAAAGTAA